One genomic window of Medicago truncatula cultivar Jemalong A17 chromosome 1, MtrunA17r5.0-ANR, whole genome shotgun sequence includes the following:
- the LOC11414205 gene encoding F-box protein SKIP23: MSMYLGDICIFKRRPYAINRIGKTITVGLDDLNAWLVAEPPESDSEPLLGGNKKFLVESEGKLLLVVIYEFLGFASGDSVFWIKVFRLDEKARKWVKLTSLGDRVLFLGNGCLFSASASELSVTKGNCVIFIDDAFLHFNCKNMQYGNCVFDLDQRQLTPLSDCPEYFNLFWPPTEWIGECCVPK, translated from the coding sequence ATGTCTATGTACTTGGGAGACATCTGCATTTTCAAAAGGCGGCCTTATGCTATCAATAGAATTGGTAAGACAATTACTGTTGGACTGGATGACTTGAATGCTTGGTTAGTGGCTGAACCACCTGAATCTGATTCTGAACCTCTTCTTGGTGGTAACAAAAAATTCTTAGTGGAGAGTGAGGGCAAGTTGTTGCTAGTGGTCATTTATGAGTTTTTAGGTTTTGCTAGTGGTGACAGTGTTTTTTGGATTAAGGTGTTTAGGCTTGATGAGAAGGCGCGTAAATGGGTGAAATTGACGAGTTTGGGGGATAGGGTTTTGTTTTTGGGGAATGGATGTTTGTTTTCTGCCTCTGCTTCTGAGTTGTCTGTTACTAAAGGGAATTGTGTCATCTTTATTGATGATGCCTTCCTCCACTTTAATTGTAAAAACATGCAATATGGGAACTGTGTTTTTGACTTGGATCAACGCCAGCTTACGCCTTTGTCTGATTGTCCGGAATATTTTAACTTGTTCTGGCCACCTACAGAGTGGATCGGCGAATGCTGCGTTCCTAAATGA
- the LOC112420133 gene encoding protein FAR1-RELATED SEQUENCE 5-like, with product MDKDSSTCFQIPQEYECEPNFDDELKPKIGQVFDTLDEGKKFYEKYALSVGFSVRSASSTIDKKGVKRWKYFVCSKEGYLAKKKDDKEESESTVKARRRRALTREGCNANVGFKWVGEGKYEIARFHESHTHPLASPMKRPFLRTARKVNPFHKSLLHACSRANIGPSKAFHLLKEQCGGYENVGCTQRDLQNYSRDLKSLNKDSDAHVLIDYFRRKQEVNPSFYYAYEVGEEGRLKHVFWADGICRKNYSLFGDVVSFDTTYETNMYHLIFAPFTGINHHRQSITFGVGLITNEKSDSFVWLFEKFLEAMGGHKPTLIITDQDPSMKVAIEKIFDTSTHRLCMWHIMKKVSEKVGVSMNDDDEFNKSFKSCVWGSETPNEFEETWAFLMTRFELEKNKWLLHMFEIRRMWIPAYFKDTFMAGILRTTSRSESENSFYGNFLNPNVNLVEFWMRFDSAIEAQRQKELLADNNSIHSKPKLKLERGIERHARDVYTRENFYIFQHELWIACVDCGIENKKDGDGMEIFHIYDNSETNGKLREVVYNLSDHNANCSCKMFQAEGIPCRHILCVLKGKKFNEIPSKHIVNRWTKFANRTPIFDIADNVLEEDSKLISDVWSHLHSCVEKAGKDKGKLLLLLNGAVNMEKQLDEFEGSSKRNRTDDLIIGSNIPEEVEILPPNFAKTKGSGKRIKGGKEKAIEQQQKKARLCRLCGEYVHHDSRNCPQRSSP from the exons ATGGACAAAGATTCATCAACTTGTTTTCAAATTCCTCAG GAATATGAATGTGAGCCAAATTTTGACGATGAATTAAAGCCTAAGATTGGACAAGTATTTGATACATTAGATGAAGGTaaaaaattttatgaaaaatacgCACTCTCTGTCGGATTTAGTGTGCGTTCAGCATCATCGACTATAGATAAAAAAGGCGTGAAGCGTTGGAAGTATTTTGTTTGCTCGAAAGAGGGTTATTTGgcaaagaagaaggatgataaGGAGGAAAGTGAATCTACTGTCAAGGCTAGAAGAAGAAGGGCTTTAACAAGAGAAGGATGCAATGCAAATGTTGGTTTCAAATGGGTAGGGGAAGGTAAGTACGAGATAGCTCGATTTCATGAAAGCCATACCCATCCACTTGCTTCACCTATGAAGAGACCGTTTCTAAGGACTGCAAGGAAGGTTAATCCATTTCACAAAAGCTTATTACATGCATGTAGTAGAGCAAATATTGGACCTTCAAAAGCTTTCCACTTATTAAAAGAACAGTGTGGGGGTTATGAAAATGTTGGATGCACGCAGAGAGATCTTCAAAACTATTCCAGAGATTTAAAGTCTTTGAATAAAGATTCTGATGCACATGTTTTGATAGATTACTTTAGAAGAAAGCAAGAAGTTAATCCATCCTTTTATTATGCATATGAGGTAGGTGAAGAAGGCCGGCTGAAGCATGTTTTCTGGGCAGATGGTATTTGTAGGAAAAATTATTCCTTATTTGGGGATGTGGTTTCATTTGATACTACATATGAAACAAATATGTATCATTTGATTTTTGCACCTTTCACCGGGATAAACCATCATCGACAATCTATTACGTTCGGAGTAGGACTTATAACAAATGAGAAAAGTGATTCATTTGTATGGTTGTTTGAAAAGTTTTTGGAAGCAATGGGTGGACATAAGCCAACTCTTATAATAACCGATCAAGATCCTTCCATGAAAGTGGCTATAGAAAAGATTTTTGATACTTCTACTCATAGATTGTGCATGTGGCATATCATGAAAAAAGTTTCTGAAAAAGTAGGTGTGTCcatgaatgatgatgatgagttcAACAAAAGTTTCAAGTCATGTGTTTGGGGTTCAGAGACACCAAATGAGTTTGAAGAGACTTGGGCATTTTTGATGACAAGGTTCGAGTTAGAAAAGAATAAGTGGTTGTTACATATGTTTGAAATTCGAAGGATGTGGATCCCAGCATACTTCAAAGACACTTTTATGGCTGGGATATTGAGAACAACATCAAGATCAGAAAGTGAGAATTCTTTTTATGGTAATTTCCTGAATCCTAATGTTAACTTGGTTGAATTTTGGATGAGGTTTGATTCAGCAATAGAAGCGCAACGACAGAAGGAGTTACTGGCTGATAATAACTCTATTCATTCTAAACCAAAACTAAAGTTGGAACGTGGTATAGAGAGGCATGCAAGAGATGTGTATACTCGTGAgaacttttatatatttcaacatGAATTATGGATTGCATGCGTGGATTGTGGGATTGAAAATAAGAAAGATGGAGATGGGATGGAAATATTCCATATATATGATAATAGTGAGACCAATGGTAAACTTCGAGAAGTGGTGTATAACTTGTCCGATCACAATGCAAATTGCTCATGCAAAATGTTTCAGGCTGAAGGAATACCTTGTAGACACATACTTTGTGttttaaagggaaaaaaattcaatgaaatACCAAGTAAGCACATTGTGAATAGGTGGACTAAGTTTGCAAATAGAACGCCTATTTTTGACATAGCTGACAATGTTTTGGAGGAAGATAGCAAACTAATTTCTGATGTGTGGAGTCACTTACATAGCTGTGTGGAGAAGGCTGGCAAAGATAAGGGAAAATTGCTTCTGTTGTTAAATGGGGCTGTTAACATGGAAAAACAATTGGACGAGTTTGAAGGGAGTTCTAAGAGAAACAGGACAGatgatttgattattgggtCCAATATTCCTGAGGAAGTAGAAATCCTTCCACCAAATTTTGCAAAGACTAAAGGTAGTGGGAAAAGAATCAAAGGTGGCAAAGAGAAGGCTattgaacaacaacaaaaaaaggcaAGACTTTGTAGGTTATGCGGTGAGTATGTGCATCATGACAGCCGCAATTGTCCCCAAAGATCATCTCCATAA
- the LOC11414206 gene encoding F-box protein SKIP23 — protein MKKKKENPQNTPTATSMAESDWSSLPKELLHLISQRLDVELDLIRFRSTCSTWRSSSLPIPNLTLKFPHPYQSSINNTTQFHSLSKRSFFLIKPPLQRPWLIKITQNPNGKTKLLHPLLSYQSSHPLHFPHALDFSELYVLELGNDYIIDSEQILPCDYVYPEKIVAVTCKEKGPLVIGTFISTKKSVSLKTNGDEIWCVITDMSINLVDICVFKGRPYMIDGIVESEGALLRVDIYECLGFDYSGKDVLRINVFRFDEKECKWADLMSLGDRVLFLGNGCSFSASASDLCVSKGNCVIFIDDAFLNFNGKNMQYGNCVFDLDQGKLSPLSDCPDYFNLFWPPAEWIGECCVPK, from the exons atgaaaaagaaaaaagagaatcCGCAGAATACACCAACAGCAACATCAATGGCAGAGTCAGACTGGTCTTCACTCCCAAAGGAGCTTCTACATCTGATATCCCAACGACTCGACGTTGAACTCGATCTCATTCGTTTCCGATCAACTTGTTCCACATGGCGCTCTTCTTCCTTACCAATTCCCAATCTAACCCTCAAGTTTCCACACCCCTATCAATCTTCCATCAACAACACCACTCAATTTCACTCTCTCTCCAAACGCTCTTTCTTCCTCATCAAACCACCACTTCAACGCCCTTGGTTGATCAAAATTACTCAAAACCCTAACGGTAAAACCAAACTCTTACACCCACTCCTCTCATATCAATCATCTCATCCTCTTCATTTCCCTCACGCTCTTGATTTTAGTGAACTTTATGTACTTGAATTAGGAAATGATTACATTATTGACAGCGAACAAATATTACCATGTGACTATGTTTACCCTGAAAAGATCGTTGCTGTCACGTGCAAAGAAAAAGGTCCTCTTGTTATTGGCACATTTATCTCTACCAAGAAATCAGTATCGTTGAAAACCAACGGAGATGAAATTTGGTGTGTGATTACTGATATGTCTATAAACTTGGTTGACATCTGCGTTTTCAAAGGGCGGCCTTATATGATAGATGGAATTG TGGAGAGTGAGGGTGCGTTGCTGCGAGTGGACATCTATGAgtgtttaggttttgattactCCGGTAAGGATGTTTTAAGGATTAATGTGTTTAGGTTTGATGAGAAGGAGTGTAAATGGGCTGATTTGATGAGTTTGGGAGATAGGGTTTTGTTTTTGGGGAATGGATGTTCGTTTTCTGCTTCTGCTTCGGATTTGTGTGTTTCTAAAGGGAATTGTGTCATCTTTATTGATGATGCCTTCCtcaattttaatggtaaaaacATGCAATATGGGAACTGTGTTTTTGACTTGGATCAAGGAAAGCTTTCGCCTTTGTCTGATTGTCCTGACTATTTTAACTTGTTCTGGCCACCTGCAGAGTGGATCGGCGAATGTTGCGTTCCTAAATGA
- the LOC11412552 gene encoding uncharacterized protein, protein MDTQNPSKQPPLYYQPMLKESINRFLTDYRNGATNFTDFTSIFSRAIHTTSDPPIPLLWFYSALEFHTNRLREASRTSLVAVKGLFQLLVSCCDGCVAMKRIGVLAPLVFEIYRSMGCGEEVKSEIEGLVEGVVSYCSIYCMKSEVEVNGGDARVGVLEEGFVDLIPVWMVDCDGGGESGVGGDCLKGFFPFVSDGVRKGIEMGCEVGYLAGVVMFEALLLKMCLIFEAGIARGEKEKKLHAAAVQVMTGFRNFYFLDTLLRMMLEPALPVISLLGSDNEVLLKEALYYSVMMMDYSFINCQAGVSLYADNLKDFAINWLFVAESAIQSAREKGDHGKATSYVNSFCRSCIPIQLINWVTSQSGIDRKIGRPSVSTPIDLIKWLLAAEEHGLAIFGCGTAKHRAKAFVFTSRTVSMLPVVKHPFLSSIHGGFAGTVPMLPVVEHPFLTSIHGGFVADRVRASDVEMHDTVDAISLSGDDRINTFTTDGTRKRKEGIEDGTKVQLKYMRCQLHENAVRENSCTFKQQ, encoded by the exons ATGGACACACAAAACCCTTCAAAACAGCCTCCACTTTACTACCAACCAATGCTCAAAGAATCAATCAACCGTTTCTTAACCGACTACCGCAACGGTGCTACTAATTTCACCGATTTCACCTCAATCTTCTCCCGCGCAATTCACACCACTTCAGACCCACCAATTCCACTTCTGTGGTTCTATTCAGCACTTGAATTTCATACTAATAGGTTAAGAGAAGCTTCTAGAACTTCACTCGTGGCGGTTAAGGGTTTGTTTCAGCTGCTTGTTTCGTGTTGCGATGGATGTGTCGCGATGAAGAGGATCGGGGTTTTAGCTCCGTTGGTGTTTGAGATTTATCGTTCTATGGGTTGTGGGGAAGAAGTGAAGAGTGAAATTGAGGGTTTGGTGGAAGGGGTTGTGAGTTACTGTAGCATTTATTGTATGAAGAGTGAAGTTGAGGTTAATGGTGGTGATGCTAGGGTTGGGGTTTTGGAAGAgggttttgttgatttgataCCGGTTTGGATGGTTGATTGTGACGGTGGTGGTGAATCTGGAGTTGGTGGTGATTGTTTGAAAGGGTTTTTCCCTTTTGTGAGTGATGGGGTTCGAAAGGGGATTGAAATGGGTTGTGAGGTTGGTTATTTGGCTGGGGTTGTTATGTTTGAAGCTCTTTTGTTGAAAATGTGTTTGATTTTTGAAGCGGGGATCGCGAGAggggagaaggagaagaagttgCATGCTGCAGCAGTTCAGGTTATGACTGGGTTTCggaatttttactttttag ATACGCTTTTGAGGATGATGTTGGAGCCAGCTTTGCCAGTGATCTCCTTGCTG GGTTCTGACAACGAAGTTCTTTTAAAAGAAGCCCTGTACTATTCTGTGATGATGATGgattattcattcattaattgTCAAGCTGGAGTTTCTTTGTATGCCGACAACCTGAAAGATTTTGCTATCAATTGGTTGTTTGTTGCTGAGTCAGCTATACAGTCTGCTAG GGAAAAGGGTGATCATGGGAAAGCTACTTCTTATGTAAATTCCTTCTGTAGGTCCTGCATTCCCATTCAATTGATCAACTGGGTTACTAGTCAAAGCGGCATAGACAGAAAGATCGGCAGACCAAGTGTTTCCACTCCTATTGATCTTATAA AATGGCTTCTAGCTGCTGAGGAACACGGATTGGCAATATTTGGTTGTGGAACTGCCAAGCATCGTGCAAAGGCTTTCGTTTTCACTTCAAGAACTGTGTCTATGCTTCCGGTGGTCAAACATCCCTTTTTAAGTTCTATACATGGAGGGTTTGCAGGAACAGTGCCTATGCTTCCGGTGGTTGAACATCCCTTTTTAACTTCTATACATGGAGGGTTCGTGGCAGATAGAGTTCGTGCTAGTGATGTAGAGATGCATGATACTGTGGACGCCATAAGTTTGTCTGGTGATGATAGAATTAACACATTCACCACTGATGGAACTAGAAAACGCAAAGAAGGAATCGAGGATGGTACAAAAGTACAGCTAAAGTATATGAGATGCCAGTTGCATGAGAATGCAGTGAGAGAAAACTCCTGTACATTCAAGCAACAGTGA